ggcggataagaaggatggcaaagtgaacataagtatatttgatatacatgttattgatgtgtactttactagtgtttatagcaaaccctaagtatttgatactagttcagttgctaagattagtaactcgaaacagaagttgcagaataaacagagactagttaagggtgaagtgacgatgtgtgttggaagtggttccaagattgatatgatcatcatcgcacactccctataatttcgggattagtgttgaaactaaataagtgttatttggtgttttcgttgagcataaatatgatttgatcatgtttattgtaatacggttattcatttaagtaaaagaataaattgttgttctgtttacatgaataaaactttatatggctacacacccaatgaaaatagttcattggatctcgatcttagtgatacacatattcataatattgaaaccaaaagatgtaaagttaataatgatagtgcaacttatttatggcactgtcgtttaggtcatattggtgtaaagcgcatgaagaaactccatgctgatgggattttggaatcacttgattatgaatcacttgatgcttgcgaaccatgccttatgggcaagatgactaaaatgccgttctccggaacaatgaagcaagcaacagatttgttggaaatcatacataccgatgtatgtggtccgatgaaaggcttacagcaggtatcattattttctgaccttcacaagatgatttgagcagatatggggatatctacttgatgaaacataagtctgaaataattgaaaggttcaaagaatttcggagtgaagtggaaaaaatcatcgtaacaagaaaaataaagtttctgcgatctgatcacggagacgaatatttgagttacgagtttggtcatcaattaaaacaatgtggaatagtttcatagctcacgccacctggaacaccacaatgttatggtgtgtccgaacgtcgtagctgcgctttattggatatggtgcgatctatgatgtctcttattgatttaccattgtcgttttggggttatgcattagagacagctgcattcacattaaaagggcaccatctaaatccgttgagacgacactatatgaactgtggtttagcaagaaaccaaagttgtcgtttcttaaagtttggggctgcgatgcttatgtgaaaaagtttcatcctgataagctcaaacccaaatcggagaagtgcgtcttcatagaatacccaaaggaaattgttgggtacaccttctatcacagatccgaaggcaaaacattcgttgctaataatggatcctttctagagaaggagtttctctcgaaagaagtgagtgggaggaaagtagaacttgatgaggtaactgtacctgctcccttattggaaagtagttcatcacagaaatcagttcctgtgacaaatacaccaattagtgaggaagctaatgatattgatcataaaacttcagatcaagttactacagaacctcgtaggtcttccagagtaagatctgcaccagagtggtgtagtaatcatgttctggaagtcatgttactagaccatgatgaacctacgaactatgaggaagcgatgatgagcccagattccgcgagatggcttgaggccataaaatctgagatatgatccatgtatgacaacaaagtatggactttgatttacttgctcgatgatcagcaaagccatgttaaataaatggatcttcaagaggaagacggacactgatagtagtgttactatctaccaagctcgacttgttgcaaaagtttttcaacaagttcaaggtgttgaatacgatgaggttttctcactcgtatcgatgcttaagtctatctgaatcatgttagcaattgccacattttatgaaatttggcagatggatgtcaaaactgcattcctgaatggatttctggaagaagagttgtatatgatgcaaccggaaggttttgtcgatccaaagggagctaacaaagtgtgcaagctccagcgatccatttatggactggtgcaagcctctcggagttggaataaacgttttgatagtgtgatcaaagcatttggttttatacagactttcggagaagcctgtatttacaagaaagtgagtgggagctctacaacatttctgataagtatatgtgaatgacatattgttgatcggaaataatgtagaattattctgtaaagcataaaaggagtgttttaaaggagtttttcaaagaaagacttcggtgaagctgcttacatattgagtttcaagatctatagagatagatcaagatgcttgataagttttttcaatgagtacacaccttgacaagattttgaagtagttcaaaatggaacagtcaaagaaagagttcttgcctgtgttacaaggtgtgaagttgagtaagactcaaagcccgaccacggcaaaaatagaaagagaatgaaagtcatttcctatgcctcagtcataggttctataaagtatgccatgctgtgtaccagatctattgtataccctgcactgagtttggaaagggagtacaatagtgatctaggagtagatcactggagagcggtcaaaattgtccttagtggaataaggatatgtttctcgattagaaaaaggttcgtcgtaaagggttacgccgatgcaagtttgacactaatctagatgactctaagtctcgatctagatacatattgaaagtgggagcaattagctagagtagctccatgcagagcattgttgacatagaaatttgcaaaatacataaggatctgaatgtggcagacccgttgactaagattctctcacaagcaaaacatgatcacaccttagtactccttgggtgttaatcacatagcgatgtgaactagattactgaatctagtaaaccctttgggtgttggtcacatagcgatgtgaactatgggtgttaatcacatggtgatgtaaactattgctgttaaatcacatggcgatgtgaactagattattgactctagtgcaagtgggagactgaaggaaatatgccctagaggcaataataaagttattatttatttccttatatcatgataaatgtttattattcatgctagaattgtattaaccggaaacataatacatgtgtgaatacatagacaaacagagtgtcactagtatgcctctacttgactagctcgttaatcaaagatggttatgtttcctaaccatgaacaatgagttgttatttgattaacgaggtcacatcattagttgaatgatctgattgacatgacccattccattagcttagcacccgatcgtttagtatgttgctattgctttcttcatgacttatacatgttcctatgactatgagattatgcaactcccgtttaccggaggaacactttgggtactaccaaacgtcacaacgtaactgggtgattataaaggagtactacaggtgtctccaatggtcgatgttgggttggcgtatttcgagattaggatttgtcactccgattgtcggagaggtatctctgggccctctcggtaatacacatcacataagccttgcaagcattacaactaatatgttagttgtgagatgatgtattacggaacgagtaaagagacttgccggtaacgagattgaactaggtattggataccgacgatcgaatctcgggcaagtaacataccgatgacaaagggaacaacgtatgttgttatgcggtctgaccgataaagatcttcgtagaatatgtaggagccaatatgggcatccaggtcccgctattggttattgaccggagacgtgtctcggtcatgtctacattgttctcgaacccgtagggtccgcacgcttaaggttacgatgacagttatattatgagtttacatgttttgatgtaccgaaggagttcggagtcccggatgagatcggggacatgacgaggagtctcgaaatggtcgagacgtaaagattcatatattggatgatatggttaggccaaggggtcaagcccatgaggctttaggtcggtgcaaaaggagttttgcggaggccagggggccaaacgccggagaccctggcgtctggccctgggccagacgccgaggcccatggcgtctgggccagacgccaaggattgtggcgtttggtcctggagtccgagtgggactcttgcctttcgggcaaaaccgactttgaggaggcttttgctccaagtttcgaccccggggctcaacatataaatagaggggcagggctagcaccaaagacacaacaagttgatccacgtgatctattccttagccgtgtgcggtgccccctgccaccatatacctcgataatactgtagcggagtttaggcgaagccctgctgctgtagttcatcaagatcgtcaccacgccgtcgtgctgacggaactcttccccgacactttgctggatcggagtccggggatcgtcatcgagctgaacgtgtgctcgaactcggaggtgccgtagtttcggtgcttgatcggttggatcgtgaagacgtacgactacttcctctacgtcgtgtcatcgcttccgcagtcggtctccgttaggtacgtagacaacactctcccctcgttgctatgcatcacatgatcttgcgtgtgcgtaggaaattttttgaaattactacgaaacccaacaaaaaCTTCAAGAGATTCAAATAGATTTAgtgaacaatctgatcataaacacacaattcatcatatcccaacaaataCATCGCAAAAATACATCAGATAGATTTCAATCACACAAGGAAGAAGGGGAACAGGTATTGAAgatccaagagagagagagagagagcgcaccATCTAGGCACTACTATGGACTCATAGGTCCTGAAGAAATAACTCACACATGGTCATGGAGGCAATAAGGTTGATGAAGAGGCCTCTGGCGATGGCTTCCCCCTCCGACGGGGCACCGGAACAGGACTCCAAATGAGATCTCTTCAGAACAGAGACTCGGCGATAACACTCTTCTCGAGGAACGACAAATGGTTTCATCATTTAAAGGGAATTATGGCGGTGGAATCAGGTCAAGGTGGTAAccgggggcccacaagctcatGTGGCGCGGAGGAAGAAAaccgtgatccaaccgatccaacaAAAGATCCGCCCAAGAAGGCTAGAAGAGAGTTCCGGGAAAGAAGCGAGGGGAGGAGAAGGCGAAGCGAGAATGGCAGCGACCATGATGACGAAGAGATTCGAGGACATCTTGGCGAAGAAAGAGGTGGCATACTTCAAACGCTCACACGTCAAGGAGGCATGCAAGACCGAGAGATTTAACATGTTGATGGCGGCGACCGACGAGGAGATAACACTCGAAGGCAAGAAGGTCATGCTCGAAAAGAAGAAGGTTGAGATTACATGATCGGCGGCAGAGTGAGCGATGGGGCTTAGATGGCCGGATCGGCAGGGAGATTTTTTTTTTGCACAGACAGACAGACTGATATTCTTTTGTGACCGGGCATGTAAAACTATGCATACTTCTTTGTGCACATTTCTTTTTTTTCTACGTGGGGGCTGAGAGCCCAACAACAAATGGAAATGCAGGCTCATCCACTCACGCAGAGCCTTCCTACAGCCCAGATACAACAGCGGAACCGCCTGACGAACGGCCCATCATCGCgagaaaatggagggaaaaagGTGCAGAAGCGAGGGAAAACTCTCTTCCCCTTCCCCAAATGCGCGCACAGATGGAAACCTACGCCGACCTCGGCCCCGACGGCGGCAACCCTGCTCCGGCGAAGCCGGCCATGGAGGAACCACGCGCCGCCACCGAGGTCGTTGCGGACCCctacctcgccggcaccgacgcgctccccgcccccCACCCGGTACGCTCTCCCCGCAGCCGTCCGGGCACCACTCGATGGGTTCTCCGCCACCGCCCGTTTTATTCAAATCCGTGCGTTCTAATCTCGCAGGGTACTGCCGCCGGCGCGAGGAAGCGGAAGGCCCCGGCTATGGCGATGGGGAAGGCTGCCAGGAAGCCTCGCAAGCCGCAGGTCTGTAGTTTCACTGTACCCGTCCCCCCTCCCCCTGCAATCTAGGTTGGTAGTTTGATTCGTCTGATTCTGTTGCATCTGTGTTGTGCATTGCTTGGTGGTGTAGGTTGAAGAACCGATTCAGATGCCTGTGTACTATGGACTTAGAAAAGAGTTTCTCAGCGTGGAGGGCAATGATTTAGTTGAGGATTGCTCAGACCTTTTTGCAGAGAACAAATGTGCGCGTGTCATCGGCGAGCTACAGCTGCAGCCACAGTCCATGTCACTGGTGGATCTGCAGCTCTGGGTCTTCAAGCTGTTCCGGCTCCATCCAGAAACACAAGATATTGATATTAAGGGATTCTTCAAACAACACAAAAGGGACCTCACTGACGACGAGTCCTCCGAACCAGACTGTTCTTTGGAGTACTACCCGTGGGACATACATTATTTTAGGACTGACAAATGCTGGAGTTCCTTTGCCAATAAATTGAAGAGAAAAAGGAATGTGACACAGAGGTTCATGTTGTATGTGCAATCTTCTGAGGTCAAGCACTACCACATTTTGCTCAAAGCTGTAAATGGCGATTATTCTCAACTGGCGACGGTTGTGTTGCCCGGGACGAAAAGCCTGACGGGTCGCTTCGGCTTTGGTGCCTTTGTGGAAGACCCAACAATGACAGCTGAGGAAATTGCAGATTATCTCACTCGTCACTATGGCGAGCGGATTAGTCCTGTTGAGGCGTGGAGAGCAAAACAGTTTGCTCTGGAGAGTAAATTTGGAACCTTCTATGATTCACACAACTTTGCCCCGAGGTTACTTAAGGAAATAGCACGTAAAAACCCTGGTACTTTTGTTGACATCAAGGATGCAGAGGTTGCAGGGTGTGAAGATTTTCGAGTCCTGCAGCGTATGTTTTGGGCATTTGGACAGTGCTTACAGGCCTTCCATACCTGTCGCCCTGTGCTATGCATCAAGGGCACACCACTATGTGGGAAATATCAAGGGATGCTGTTGACTGCTGTAGCATTAGATGCTAATGATTTCTCCATTCCAGTAGCATGTGCTGTTGTCGAGGATGAGACCAAGGAAAGCTGGCTGTGGTTTCTTAGGAATTTGGAGCGAGCAGTGGTGCATCAGTCTGATGTGTGCATCATACACGACTACAAAAAGGAGTTGATTGATGCTGTGGAGGACCTTCTGAATTCCCGTGAACGACAGTGGCGTAAAGCAGAAAGCCGATGGTGCATGGAAGACCTTGCTGAAAACTTCTTTGCGTATTTTGGCGAGAAGAAGCTGGTGATGATGTTCAAGAAACTTTGCCAGCAGAAGCGACGCCATAAGTTCGGTAAATCTGGAAGGAGCTAGATGAGCTGACATCCACATATATGGCTGAGAAAGAACATGATGGTAGTGGGGAAATGCAGCAGAAATCAGTCGAGCATGATGTGGCAGAGCTTGAGGCGCGAAGCCTGTGCAATCAACATGGTTCAGTTGTGGATGTGAAGGAAGGAGATCATGCCGATGACAGCAACAGAAAGATAACAAAGTTCTCTGACTGGATCAGTCCGAAACCAAAGGAGAAGTGGTCACTGGCATACGATCGAGATGGAGCAAGGTATGGCATCATGGGCAGTGATACAACTGATGCATATAAGAACGACCCTGTATTGAAAGGGATAACATGCCTTCCGCTCAGTGCGATAGTGGAGGTGACATTCCTGCGCTTGGTAGAGTACTTCCAAAACACAAGTGTCGCAGCAAACAAAGCGATCGGCAACCCGATAATTAACTTCCCTGAACATGTCCAGGTTGACCTGAATTCCAAAATGCAGAAATCCGAGACGCATAGACTTATGTACACATACGCCGATGAAAAGAATTATCTTGGTAAGGTAGTGGATCAAAAATTTACAGTCAAGGGAAGGAAGAGGGAGGTGACTGTTCACCTGAAGACGGACTATATCGTTGGCATTAATAAGTCTAAAGGATGCACAATTCGGAAAACTGCCACCTGTTCATGTGGCAAGCCACAGGTACTTCACAAGCCTTGCTCTCATGTCATTGCGGTCTGTTGTGAGATTGGGGTTAGCACTGCTACATACATGTCCCCATACTACAGCCTGCCCTATCTAGGTAGGACCTGGAGGCAAAAATTCAATAAGTTCTCTCATGACTACAGAGATACCATACCACACTGCTTCAGAGGTATCATACCATTTGAAGGTGAAGCACAAACTTGGATCCCAGACAAGAGATTAGAGTGTGGCCTTCCTGTTTATCTGTCGCCGGACTGCGCACAAACTGTCGTGCTCGAGGAAGAGCATTGCAGAACTGAAGATGGAGCAGTTGCAGGCAATGATGAAACCTAGACACACTCAGAAGAACTAGCCAGATTTGAGATTCTAATCTCATCTGTCAAactctcaagttcttcatatttTGGACGCTTAGTATGCGTTTAGCCGCTGTAGTTAAGCTATCCTAAGCAAACTCTGAACCTCTGTTATCATTCGCAGTGCTTTGGTGTTGCACTGGAAACCGAAGTTCTTATTTCGTTGCTAATAGTAGGTTGCAGTTTGGTATCTGAATTTCTTGCTTGATATGTGTTTTCTTGAAACTCTTGTATGCTCAAATGCTAAATCCTCTGAGAAGACACCACATCTTTGCTGATAGTGTGACAAGCATACCATTTCAGTTTATGAATCTGTCAGTAGAAGCACTTGATAGACTCCAGTAATCTTAGTATATCAAGCAACCATTTACTGCCAGCGGTTGAAGTTTCTCTGAGCACGCACTGCTCAGGATTACAAACTACGTAAGTAGTAAGATTCTGTAAGGGCACTGACAACCTACGTGACATGTGGGAAGTAGAGTAAGGTGCACGTTGTTTTGGTACCTCAGAAGCTCACCttgtgcgttcggtttattcggtttacatggtttGATTTATATGGTTTTTCAGTTTatacggtattaatacttcggtaatATATGATATGAAATTAAAATAtggttcggtttcggtatataccaaattatttcggtatggtttctGTATATatcataaaaaccaaagttgacgcgaatttgaaaatgacgtaataataattagcaaatttatgactcaaaacacatactattctacacaaatagtatatgactatatatataagtatatatgcatgcatcgattcatctgttgatggttatggacatgcttagcattttaaaaatagaaaaatgactatgttacaagaaaaaattacgtgcttagtagtgcatttgactcatgtacaagaaaaatgacaacttgtatggttgttcatctcaagaaatataaatttattttttacttcggtttattcggttaaccgttcggttttccggtaTATATCATA
The window above is part of the Triticum aestivum cultivar Chinese Spring chromosome 2A, IWGSC CS RefSeq v2.1, whole genome shotgun sequence genome. Proteins encoded here:
- the LOC123187721 gene encoding uncharacterized protein, which translates into the protein MRAQMETYADLGPDGGNPAPAKPAMEEPRAATEVVADPYLAGTDALPAPHPGTAAGARKRKAPAMAMGKAARKPRKPQVEEPIQMPVYYGLRKEFLSVEGNDLVEDCSDLFAENKCARVIGELQLQPQSMSLVDLQLWVFKLFRLHPETQDIDIKGFFKQHKRDLTDDESSEPDCSLEYYPWDIHYFRTDKCWSSFANKLKRKRNVTQRFMLYVQSSEVKHYHILLKAVNGDYSQLATVVLPGTKSLTGRFGFGAFVEDPTMTAEEIADYLTRHYGERISPVEAWRAKQFALESKFGTFYDSHNFAPRLLKEIARKNPGTFVDIKDAEVAGCEDFRVLQRMFWAFGQCLQAFHTCRPVLCIKGTPLCGKYQGMLLTAVALDANDFSIPVACAVVEDETKESWLWFLRNLERAVVHQSDVCIIHDYKKELIDAVEDLLNSRERQWRKAESRWCMEDLAENFFAYFGEKKLVMMFKKLCQQKRRHKFGKSGRS